In Hypanus sabinus isolate sHypSab1 unplaced genomic scaffold, sHypSab1.hap1 scaffold_1166, whole genome shotgun sequence, one genomic interval encodes:
- the LOC132386451 gene encoding zinc finger protein 239-like: MAHQRVLTEERPFTCSDCGKGFTRSFHLLRHQSVHNQERQFTCSDCGKRFTQSSHLLAHQRVHTGERPFTCSDCEKGFTRSSHLLVHQRVHTRERPFTCPDCGKGFSQLSVLKVHQRVHTGERPFNCSDCGKGFTQSFHLLRHQSVHTGKKPFTCSDCGKRFTQLYNLQSHQRVHTGEKPFTCSDCGKRFTSSSQLKVHQRVHTGERPFTCSDCGKGFTRSFELKVHWRVHTGVWLFTCSDCEKGFTQSSNLQSHQHVHTGERPFTCSDCGKGFSSSSTLQRHLRVHTGEKPFTCSKCGKGFTQLSDLQNHQRVHTGERPFTCSECGKGFTQSSNLLRHQRVHNG; encoded by the coding sequence atggctcaccagcgagttctcaCTGAGGagcgaccgttcacctgctcggactgtgggaagggattcactcggtcatttcacctactgagacaccagtcagttcacaatcaGGAGAGgcaattcacctgctcagactgtgggaagagattcactcagtcatctcacctcCTGGCACACCAACGTGTTCACacaggagagaggccattcacctgctcagactgtgagaagggattcactcgatcatctcacCTACTGGTTCACCAACGTgttcacactagagagaggccattcacctgcccagactgtgggaagggattcagtcagttatctgtactgaaggtacatcagcgagttcacactggagagaggccattcaactgctcagactgtgggaagggatttactcaatcatttcacctactgagacaccagtcagttcacactgggaagaagccattcacctgctcggattgtgggaagagatttactcagttatacaacctacagagtcaccagcgagttcacactggggagaagccattcacctgctcagactgtgggaaaagattcacttcgtcatctcaactgaaggtacatcagcgagttcatactggggagaggccgttcacctgctcagactgtgggaagggattcactcggtcatttgaactgaaggtacattggcgagttcacactggggtgtggctgttcacctgctcagactgtgagaagggattcactcagtcatccaacctacagagtcaccaacacgttcacactggggagaggccattcacctgctcagactgtggcaaGGGATTCAGTagttcatccaccctacagagacatctgcgagttcacactggggagaagccattcacctgctcgaagtgtgggaagggattcacacaattATCTGATCTACAaaatcaccagcgagttcacactggggagaggccgttcacctgctcagaatgtggcaaaggattcactcagtcatctaatctactgagacaccagcgagttcacaatgggtag
- the LOC132386450 gene encoding zinc finger protein 239-like, with amino-acid sequence MAHQRVHTRERPFTCSDCGKRFTQSSQLKAHQRVHTGERPFTCSECGKGFTQSSDLLTHQSVHTGERPFTCSDCGKGFTQSSALMAHRRVHTGERPFSCSNCGKRFTRSSQLKVHQRVHTGERPFTCSDCGKGFTRSSNLMAHQQIHTGERPFTCSDCGKGFTCSSQLKVHQRVHTGERPFTCSECGKRFTWSSQMKVHQRVHTGERPFICSDCGKGFICSSQLKVHQSVHTGERLYTCSVCGKGFTRSSQLLRHQSVHTGEWLFTCSDCGKGFTESSQLKVHQRVHTVERPFTCSDCGKGFTRSSDLLAHQRVHTGERPFTCSDCGKGFTRSSKLKVHQRIHTG; translated from the coding sequence atggctcaccagcgagttcacaccagagagcggccattcacctgctcagactgtgggaagagattcactcagtcatcccaactgaaggcacatcagagagttcacactggagagagaccattcacttgctcagaatgtgggaagggattcactcagtcatccgacctactcacacaccagtcagttcacactggcgaaaggccattcacctgctcagactgtgggaagggattcactcagtcgtccGCCCTAATGGCACACcgacgagttcacactggggagcggccgttctcctgctcgaactgtgggaagagattcactcggtcatcccaactgaaggtacatcagcgagttcacaccggggagaggccattcacttgctcagactgtgggaagggattcactcggtcatctaacctaatggcacaccagcaaattcacaccggggagaggccgttcacctgttcagactgtgggaagggattcacctgctcatcccaactgaaggtgcatcagcgagttcacactggggagaggccgttcacctgctcagaatgtgggaagagattcacttggtcatcccaaatgaaggtacatcagagagttcacactggagagaggccgttcatctgctcggactgtgggaagggattcatttgctCATCCCAGCTGAaggtacaccagtcagttcacactggggagaggctgtacacttgctcagtctgtgggaagggattcacccggtcatctcagttactgagacaccagtcagttcacactggtgagtggctgttcacctgctcagactgtgggaagggattcactgaatcatctcaactgaaggtacatcagagagttcacactgtagagaggccattcacctgctcagactgtgggaagggattcactcggtcatccgacctactggcacaccaacgagtccacaccggggagcggccattcacctgctcagactgtgggaagggattcactcggtcatctaagctgaaggtacatcagcgaattcacactgggtag